Proteins found in one Amycolatopsis aidingensis genomic segment:
- a CDS encoding antibiotic biosynthesis monooxygenase family protein, which yields MPEGDTGFRALLRFEINPGMEEAFEREWLSVGRTISGHPDNRGQLLMKSGDEEAVYYVLTEWSTERAFREFEHSAVHVENRRRLQPFRRGGWMSTMTVVHALAAAAPAGTERVP from the coding sequence ATGCCAGAAGGAGACACCGGATTTCGCGCGCTGCTCAGGTTCGAGATCAACCCCGGGATGGAGGAGGCCTTCGAGCGGGAATGGCTTTCGGTGGGCCGCACCATCAGCGGCCATCCGGACAACCGTGGCCAGCTGCTGATGAAGAGCGGGGACGAGGAGGCGGTGTACTACGTCCTCACCGAGTGGAGCACCGAGCGCGCCTTCCGCGAGTTCGAGCACAGCGCGGTCCACGTGGAGAACCGGCGGCGGCTGCAGCCGTTCCGGCGTGGTGGCTGGATGAGCACGATGACGGTGGTGCACGCGCTGGCCGCGGCCGCCCCCGCCGGTACGGAGCGGGTGCCTTGA